One genomic region from Campylobacter sp. RM5004 encodes:
- the uppS gene encoding polyprenyl diphosphate synthase yields the protein MNNLNHLAIIMDGNGRWAKNQGLLRSFGHKAGAKTIEKLAKVCIEENIKSLSLFAFSTENWKRPKEEVDFIFKLLKEYLSSELNNFIENQIKFVSFGDISVLDEVTKELILEFEEKTKNNSRLVFNLGINYGGKDELIRAFKKLSNSNKEINEENLTKHLDIKEDVDLLIRTGGHFRISNFLLWQCAYAEFVFTPTLFPDFSDTELRKIINDFRICKRNFGGV from the coding sequence ATGAATAATTTAAATCATTTAGCCATTATCATGGATGGTAATGGAAGATGGGCTAAAAATCAAGGATTATTAAGAAGTTTCGGTCACAAAGCAGGTGCTAAAACAATAGAAAAATTAGCAAAAGTTTGTATAGAAGAAAATATCAAATCACTTAGCTTGTTTGCGTTTTCTACTGAAAATTGGAAAAGACCTAAAGAAGAAGTTGATTTTATTTTTAAACTTTTAAAAGAATATCTAAGCAGTGAATTAAATAATTTTATAGAAAATCAAATTAAATTCGTAAGCTTTGGAGATATTAGCGTTTTAGATGAAGTTACTAAAGAATTGATTTTAGAATTTGAAGAAAAAACTAAAAATAATTCAAGATTAGTTTTTAATCTAGGTATTAATTATGGTGGAAAAGACGAATTAATAAGAGCTTTTAAAAAGCTTAGTAATTCTAATAAAGAAATTAATGAAGAAAATTTAACTAAGCATTTAGATATTAAAGAAGATGTTGATTTACTCATTAGAACAGGTGGGCATTTTAGGATTTCAAATTTCTTGCTTTGGCAATGTGCTTATGCTGAGTTTGTTTTTACACCTACGCTTTTTCCTGATTTTAGCGATACAGAATTAAGAAAAATAATAAATGATTTTAGAATTTGTAAAAGGAATTTCGGTGGAGTTTGA